Part of the Pseudobdellovibrionaceae bacterium genome is shown below.
TGAACCTTCAACACTTTGAAAATATGGTAAAAATGGCGCAAGCTGTAAGAAAGGCCATTGGAAGTCCAGAAAATGTTGGGCAGGTTCACATCGAGGGATAGTTTTGTTGAATATTTGGCGAAATCGGCTGGTCACTAAATACATTTTTTTTGAGTTGCTGCCGATTTTTGCCGTGGGCGTGTTGATTTTTATCAGCATCATTTTGATGTTTGAGTCCCTGCGCTTGTCTGAATATGTCATTGTCCACGGTGCCGACCTTTCGGCCATGCTTCGCATCTTGTTTTATTTGGCCATTAGTTTTCTACCCGTGATCTTTCCTATGAGCCTGCTGTTTGCCGTTATTCTCACTTACGGGCGCATGAGTGCTGATTCAGAAATTGTAGCCTTTAAATCCATAGGCCTTTCGATGTCATCCCTGGTCACGCCCGCTCTGCTTCTAGGCCTGATCACCACAGGCCTTTCCGCGCAAACAGCGTTTAGTATGGCGCCCTGGGGGCATCGACAAATGGAAGTTTTGATTCATGAGCTGGGTGCTGCGAAACCTGAAGCGTCCATTCGTGAAGGGGTGTTCTCTGAGGGATTCTATGACCTTGTTGTCTATTCGCAAAAGGTAGATACGAATAGTGGATGGTTAAAGCGGGTTTTTATTTACGATGAACGCGATGCCAATGCGCCCATGACAATTATTGCTCGAGAAGGAAAACTCGTTGCCGACCCCGATTCAATCAACAATAGCGCTCTGCTGCGACTGATTGATGGCAGCGTTCACGTCACTCGGGGCGATATTTATACAAAAGTAGATTTTGAAACCAACGATTTAAAATTATTCACCCCCATTAACATCACTGAAAAAAGCAAGACCCCACTGTCGCTGAATTTACAAGAACTCCGCCAGGCCACGTCTGATCCCACTCGTTCTGAAAACGAACGCCGCCTGCTCAACGTTGAGCTTCACCGCCGGTGGGCCATCTCGTTTGCCTGTTTGATATTGACCCTTGTCGGTGTGGGATTGGGCACTACCACGAATAAAAGATCCGGAAAATCAAGCGGCTTTGTGCTTTCTGTGGGGCTTGTCATGGCTTACTGGATTTTTTATGCCGGCCTTGAGAGTCTTGCAAAAGGTGGATCAGTTCCTGTAGCTCCAGCGCTGTGGGCTCCCAATTTAATATTTTTAGGAATCGGCATTTGGGCCTACCGCAGAACCACAGGATAAAATCATCGCCAGGTCCTTGTGGTCTCTTACAATGTGCGCCCCATCAAAGATGAGATCGAGGTTTCCCTGAGAGCCCCCTTGTCCGGGAAAAAAGGGCAACGTGGCAATTTCCCTGTCACACTCAAAAGCTGACCGCGCCGTGATCATAGTTCCGCTGCGACGTCGGGCCTGCACAACAAAGACTAAACAAGAAAGCGCTGCAATCAATCGATTACGATAGTGAAAGTGTCCCTTGAACATCGGTGAAAAGGGTGAAAACGGACTGATCATGGCACCGTCTGTTTCAATCACCGAGGGTACCCAGTTTTTTAATGCAGCCGGATAAATGTTCGATAAACCAGAGGGCAAAAAAACAAGAGTGGGTCGTTTTTTTCGTATGGATAAACTATGGGCTTTTTGATCCACGCCCATGGCCCCGCCGCTGACAACACCTAAGTCTTCTGAAATATCCAGAAGGCGTGGTATCTCATGCTCCATCCACATGAGGGCCTCGGGTGATGGCCGACGGCTGCCCACAACGGCAAGGAGAGAGTGCTTTAACCAACAAGGGGATCCAAAGTAACTTAAAATCAGCGGCGGCCGATCTTGAACCGCCAACGACTCTGGATAGTCGGCCCCACCTAAGACGCTCCAGCGGATATTATTTTGAAGGCACCAATCCAGTTCTCGTTTGGCCTCTTCAAACCAAAGCGGATTTTCACTCAGCCACGCGCGAAGCTTTGGATCATTCACCTCACGGGTCCACTGATTCGGACATTTTAGATAATCTCCGAGGCTT
Proteins encoded:
- the lptF gene encoding LPS export ABC transporter permease LptF codes for the protein MLNIWRNRLVTKYIFFELLPIFAVGVLIFISIILMFESLRLSEYVIVHGADLSAMLRILFYLAISFLPVIFPMSLLFAVILTYGRMSADSEIVAFKSIGLSMSSLVTPALLLGLITTGLSAQTAFSMAPWGHRQMEVLIHELGAAKPEASIREGVFSEGFYDLVVYSQKVDTNSGWLKRVFIYDERDANAPMTIIAREGKLVADPDSINNSALLRLIDGSVHVTRGDIYTKVDFETNDLKLFTPINITEKSKTPLSLNLQELRQATSDPTRSENERRLLNVELHRRWAISFACLILTLVGVGLGTTTNKRSGKSSGFVLSVGLVMAYWIFYAGLESLAKGGSVPVAPALWAPNLIFLGIGIWAYRRTTG
- a CDS encoding DNA-protecting protein DprA, which encodes MYTWTDIVATLSWRGHSIDKENFYKLISLGDYLKCPNQWTREVNDPKLRAWLSENPLWFEEAKRELDWCLQNNIRWSVLGGADYPESLAVQDRPPLILSYFGSPCWLKHSLLAVVGSRRPSPEALMWMEHEIPRLLDISEDLGVVSGGAMGVDQKAHSLSIRKKRPTLVFLPSGLSNIYPAALKNWVPSVIETDGAMISPFSPFSPMFKGHFHYRNRLIAALSCLVFVVQARRRSGTMITARSAFECDREIATLPFFPGQGGSQGNLDLIFDGAHIVRDHKDLAMILSCGSAVGPNADS